The proteins below are encoded in one region of Halalkalicoccus jeotgali B3:
- a CDS encoding UbiA family prenyltransferase, translating into MVRLSIANGDELRALRRWLDHLRGTRPVAAAERTYALCVQCSLLLAVIGASKVAVVSLLLSIPINAAAGVAFLVTLAVYNHNKLTDLEEDAVNDPEGAALRGSRKRLFAALSVGSYVLALCLSALGGPVAFSLTLFPGVLGVLYSSRWLPGPGPDRLKDVLLVGTGAVAFAWAVPLALLPLAFAGDAVGLGALVVLAFFFVRTVLAVELFNVRDVEGDRCRGIATLPVVLGVDPTRVVLVALNACSLALLVAAVFLGALAPVALAAAPAVGFSLVLVGWLDADRSADRLCLASYLEAPLMAACLVLASGSVPPVA; encoded by the coding sequence ATGGTACGACTCTCGATCGCAAACGGGGACGAACTGCGAGCCCTCCGGCGGTGGCTCGATCACCTCCGTGGAACGCGTCCCGTAGCGGCGGCCGAACGAACGTACGCACTCTGTGTCCAGTGCTCGTTGCTGTTGGCGGTGATCGGAGCGAGCAAAGTGGCGGTCGTCTCGCTTCTCCTCTCGATCCCGATCAACGCCGCCGCGGGGGTGGCGTTTCTGGTGACGCTCGCCGTCTACAACCACAACAAACTGACCGACCTCGAGGAGGACGCGGTCAACGATCCCGAGGGGGCCGCCCTCCGTGGCTCTCGGAAACGACTCTTCGCGGCCCTCTCGGTCGGATCATACGTACTGGCGCTGTGTCTATCGGCCCTCGGTGGCCCGGTGGCGTTCTCGCTGACGCTGTTTCCGGGCGTGCTGGGCGTACTCTACAGTAGTCGCTGGCTGCCGGGTCCGGGGCCCGACCGACTCAAGGACGTGTTGCTCGTCGGGACGGGCGCGGTCGCATTCGCGTGGGCCGTGCCCCTCGCGCTTCTGCCCCTCGCGTTCGCCGGCGACGCCGTCGGCCTCGGTGCGCTCGTCGTTCTCGCCTTCTTCTTCGTTCGGACGGTACTGGCCGTCGAACTATTCAACGTCCGCGATGTCGAGGGCGATCGGTGCCGGGGCATCGCGACGCTTCCGGTGGTCCTCGGCGTCGATCCGACGCGGGTCGTCCTCGTCGCGCTCAACGCCTGCTCTCTGGCGTTGCTCGTTGCCGCGGTGTTCCTCGGTGCGCTCGCGCCGGTCGCACTCGCGGCCGCCCCCGCGGTCGGGTTCTCCCTGGTACTGGTCGGGTGGCTGGACGCGGATCGGTCCGCCGATCGGCTCTGTCTGGCGAGTTACCTCGAAGCGCCCCTCATGGCCGCCTGTCTCGTCCTCGCGAGTGGCTCCGTGCCCCCGGTCGCGTAG
- a CDS encoding cryptochrome/photolyase family protein — MDLCWHRRDLRVTDNRMLAGRNALPVFVLDEAVLEHAAPPRVAFMLDALESLREAYRERGGNLLIERGDPSAVVPTLAAEFGVDTVVWNHDYSGLARERDEAVRAALDERGINHEQYHDAVIHEPGSITTTDGDPYSVFTYFGKKWLDRDKPDPVSAPESVSDPDDPGGIPALSDLGFEAPEGSVPDAGPDAAENRLETFCDGPIRRYEEDRDYPSRGGTSRLSVDLKFGTVGIRRVYAATENAKAEAGSKEERGSVEEFQSQLAWREFYTQVLYYHPNVVTKNYKTYDGEIEWRTDEEGFDAWTEGKTGYPIVDAGMRQLREESWMHNRVRMLVAAFLTKDLLVDWREGYDWFRKHLVDHDTGNDTGGWQWAASTGTDAQPYFRIFNPMTQGERYDPDAEYIREYVPELREVDPKTIHAWHDLDDEARPDVGYPAPIVDHAIRREVAIETFERARGEE; from the coding sequence ATGGACCTCTGTTGGCACCGCCGCGACCTCCGGGTGACGGACAACCGGATGCTCGCGGGCCGCAACGCCCTCCCGGTCTTCGTCCTCGACGAGGCCGTACTGGAACACGCCGCACCCCCGCGAGTCGCGTTCATGCTCGACGCGCTCGAATCGCTCCGCGAGGCCTATCGCGAGAGGGGTGGGAACCTGCTGATCGAACGGGGCGATCCATCGGCGGTCGTCCCTACCCTCGCCGCCGAGTTCGGCGTCGATACAGTGGTCTGGAACCACGACTACTCGGGGCTCGCCCGCGAGCGCGACGAAGCGGTCCGCGCGGCCCTGGACGAACGAGGGATCAATCACGAGCAGTACCACGACGCCGTCATTCACGAACCCGGTTCGATCACCACCACCGACGGCGACCCTTACTCGGTGTTTACGTACTTCGGAAAGAAGTGGTTGGATCGCGACAAACCCGATCCCGTTTCGGCACCCGAGTCGGTCTCCGACCCCGACGATCCCGGTGGGATCCCCGCACTCTCGGATCTCGGGTTCGAAGCGCCCGAGGGTTCGGTCCCGGATGCGGGACCGGACGCGGCCGAAAACAGACTTGAGACGTTCTGCGACGGACCGATCCGTCGGTACGAGGAGGACAGGGACTACCCGTCCAGAGGGGGTACCTCGCGGCTCTCGGTCGATCTGAAGTTCGGAACGGTCGGAATTCGCCGGGTCTACGCGGCGACCGAGAACGCGAAGGCCGAGGCCGGAAGTAAGGAAGAACGCGGCTCCGTCGAGGAGTTCCAATCGCAACTCGCGTGGCGGGAGTTCTACACGCAGGTGCTTTATTATCATCCTAACGTCGTCACGAAGAACTACAAAACCTACGACGGGGAGATAGAGTGGCGAACGGACGAGGAGGGATTCGACGCCTGGACGGAGGGAAAGACGGGCTATCCGATCGTCGACGCCGGAATGCGCCAACTCCGCGAGGAGTCGTGGATGCACAACCGCGTTCGGATGCTCGTCGCCGCCTTCCTGACCAAGGACTTGCTCGTCGACTGGCGGGAAGGCTACGACTGGTTCAGGAAACACCTCGTGGATCACGACACCGGAAACGACACCGGCGGCTGGCAATGGGCCGCCTCGACGGGCACCGACGCCCAGCCCTACTTCCGGATCTTCAACCCGATGACACAGGGCGAGCGCTACGATCCCGACGCTGAGTACATCCGCGAGTACGTCCCCGAACTCCGTGAGGTCGACCCGAAGACGATCCACGCGTGGCACGATCTCGACGACGAGGCCCGTCCTGACGTCGGATATCCCGCACCGATCGTCGACCACGCGATCCGCCGGGAGGTAGCTATCGAGACGTTCGAACGTGCCCGCGGCGAGGAGTGA
- a CDS encoding SDR family oxidoreductase, with amino-acid sequence MTSLLVTGASGLLGRCLLDAEWSGGRVVGTYYTTPIESGHETVHLDVRDGEAVARLVERVDPDVVIHSAAATSVEACEDDPKLAHGTNARGTKHVVDAATAVGARVIYPSTAYVFGDGGPVHAEDDEPAPMNRYGRSKLDGERYVQAASPENTIVRFCVVVNLGPADSPDFGSWVRGRLESGERVRLIDDQEITPTVLSDAIDALGYLVEHETAGVFHVASPDRLTRYELGVEIARRHGLDPDLLEAIPIAEMDWQAPRPDHLCLGAEKLSQYGYQTTRIRTE; translated from the coding sequence ATGACCTCCCTTCTCGTCACGGGCGCGAGCGGGCTTCTCGGGCGGTGTCTCCTCGACGCCGAGTGGAGTGGCGGCCGCGTCGTCGGGACCTACTACACGACCCCGATCGAGTCGGGCCACGAGACGGTTCACCTCGACGTTCGGGACGGCGAGGCTGTTGCCCGCCTCGTCGAACGTGTCGATCCCGACGTCGTGATCCACAGTGCCGCCGCCACGAGCGTCGAGGCCTGCGAGGACGATCCCAAGCTAGCTCACGGGACCAACGCGCGCGGGACGAAACACGTCGTTGACGCCGCGACGGCGGTCGGTGCGCGGGTGATCTACCCCTCGACGGCGTACGTCTTCGGCGACGGTGGGCCCGTCCACGCCGAGGACGACGAGCCGGCCCCGATGAACCGCTACGGCCGCTCGAAACTCGACGGCGAGCGGTACGTGCAGGCCGCATCCCCGGAAAACACGATCGTGCGCTTCTGTGTCGTCGTGAACCTCGGGCCGGCCGATAGCCCGGATTTCGGAAGCTGGGTCCGGGGGCGGCTCGAATCCGGCGAGCGGGTTCGGTTGATCGACGATCAGGAGATCACGCCGACGGTGCTCTCGGACGCGATCGACGCGCTGGGATATCTCGTCGAACACGAGACGGCGGGGGTCTTTCACGTCGCCTCCCCCGACCGGCTGACGCGCTACGAACTGGGTGTCGAGATCGCACGTAGACACGGTCTCGACCCGGATTTACTCGAGGCGATCCCGATAGCAGAGATGGACTGGCAGGCGCCGCGGCCGGATCACCTCTGTTTAGGTGCCGAAAAGCTAAGTCAGTACGGCTACCAAACGACAAGAATACGGACAGAGTGA
- the phoU gene encoding phosphate signaling complex protein PhoU gives MARNEYQSRLDDLRKEVLHMSEVVRERLGIALQALSERNDELGREVLERDAEVNEMYLELERECTDLIALQQPVAGDLRFIAASFKIITDLERVADLATNLGAYAGRAEREILPDVDVAYIGERVDEAVGEAMAAYAEEDADACYLIAEHDDEIDDLCERASELVIRDLIDGDREDADAEGVFSEVSRLLLTVRDLERVGDHAVNIAARTLYMVENDDELIY, from the coding sequence ATGGCCCGAAACGAGTATCAGAGTCGTCTCGATGACCTCCGCAAGGAGGTCCTTCACATGAGCGAGGTCGTCCGCGAGCGCCTCGGGATCGCATTACAGGCGCTTTCGGAGCGAAACGACGAACTAGGACGTGAAGTACTCGAACGCGACGCCGAGGTCAACGAGATGTACCTCGAACTCGAACGCGAGTGCACCGACCTGATCGCGCTCCAACAGCCCGTCGCGGGCGACCTGCGCTTTATCGCAGCCTCCTTTAAGATCATCACCGATTTGGAGCGGGTCGCGGATCTCGCGACCAACCTCGGAGCCTACGCGGGACGGGCCGAACGGGAGATCCTGCCCGACGTCGACGTCGCGTACATCGGCGAACGCGTCGACGAGGCGGTCGGTGAGGCGATGGCTGCGTACGCCGAGGAGGACGCCGACGCCTGCTATCTGATCGCCGAGCACGACGACGAGATCGACGATCTCTGTGAACGTGCGAGCGAACTCGTCATCCGGGACCTGATCGACGGGGATCGCGAGGACGCCGACGCCGAAGGGGTCTTCTCGGAGGTCTCGCGGCTCCTATTGACAGTTCGGGACCTCGAACGCGTCGGCGACCATGCGGTCAACATCGCCGCACGCACCCTGTACATGGTCGAGAACGACGACGAACTCATCTACTGA
- the pstB gene encoding phosphate ABC transporter ATP-binding protein PstB, with product MSSQKSPRQSKPEIRTEIEIDRDDRSIRSVDTVLESRDLAVYYGEEQALQPTRMGIPEHQVTAIIGPSGCGKSTFLRSINRMNDLIDVARVEGELLFRGKNVYDQDVDSVALRRRIGMVFQKPNPFPKSIRDNVAYGLKVQGEEVTDEKIERALKHAALWEEVKDKLDSSGLDLSGGQQQRLCIARAIAPDPEVILMDEPASALDPVATSKIEDLIEDLARDYTVVIVTHNMQQAARISDKTAVFLTGGELVEFGDTNKVFENPENQQVEDYITGKFG from the coding sequence ATGTCATCACAGAAATCACCCCGGCAGTCGAAGCCCGAGATCCGGACCGAGATCGAAATCGATCGAGACGACCGCTCGATTCGATCCGTCGACACCGTTCTCGAATCGAGGGACCTAGCGGTGTACTACGGCGAGGAGCAGGCGCTTCAGCCCACGAGGATGGGAATCCCGGAACACCAGGTCACGGCGATCATCGGACCCTCCGGCTGTGGGAAGTCCACCTTCCTGCGCTCGATCAACCGCATGAACGACCTCATCGACGTCGCCCGGGTCGAGGGCGAGCTCCTCTTTCGGGGCAAGAACGTCTACGACCAAGACGTCGATTCCGTCGCCCTGCGCCGCCGCATCGGCATGGTCTTCCAGAAACCGAACCCGTTCCCGAAATCCATTCGGGACAACGTCGCCTACGGGCTGAAAGTCCAGGGCGAAGAGGTCACCGACGAGAAGATCGAGCGCGCGCTCAAACACGCGGCCCTCTGGGAGGAAGTCAAAGACAAACTCGACTCCTCAGGGCTGGATCTCTCCGGGGGGCAGCAACAACGATTGTGTATCGCCCGGGCGATCGCGCCCGACCCGGAGGTGATCCTGATGGACGAGCCCGCGAGCGCGCTCGATCCCGTCGCCACCTCGAAGATCGAGGACCTGATCGAGGACCTCGCCCGCGATTATACGGTCGTGATCGTCACCCACAACATGCAGCAAGCCGCCCGCATCAGCGACAAAACCGCCGTGTTCCTCACCGGCGGGGAACTCGTCGAGTTCGGCGACACCAACAAGGTCTTCGAAAATCCGGAAAATCAGCAGGTCGAGGACTACATCACCGGTAAGTTCGGATAG
- the gmd gene encoding GDP-mannose 4,6-dehydratase has product MITGVTGQDGSYLAEMLLEKGYDVHGIVRWNTTAGSWGAHTERRVEEIEKRAERTGQHLEFHYGDLTDGSSIRRVIREVEPDEIYNLGAQSHVAVSYDQPDYTAEVNALGTLRVLEAIRETGVDARFYQASTSELFGNATETPQDESTRFDPESPYASAKLYAHHITKNYRDAYDIFACNGILFNHESPRRVKAAVTRKISRTVARMDAGMEDRLYLGNLDAKRDWGYAPEYVEAMWEILNNDTPEDLVIATGETHTVREFATIAFETLGYEIEWQGEGVEERGIDADSGETLVEVTEEFFRPTDVHLLKGDASRAKQEIGWEPRTTFEGLVEIMVEADREALEPDRSEPTVLER; this is encoded by the coding sequence TTGATAACTGGGGTCACGGGACAGGACGGATCGTATCTCGCCGAGATGCTACTCGAGAAGGGCTACGACGTCCACGGGATCGTACGATGGAACACCACTGCCGGGTCCTGGGGTGCTCACACGGAACGCCGGGTCGAGGAGATCGAAAAACGGGCCGAACGCACCGGACAGCACCTCGAGTTTCACTACGGTGATCTCACCGACGGCAGCAGCATTCGACGGGTGATCCGCGAGGTCGAACCCGACGAGATCTACAACCTCGGCGCACAGAGCCACGTCGCCGTCTCCTACGATCAACCCGACTATACCGCCGAAGTGAACGCCCTCGGGACGCTTCGCGTGCTCGAAGCGATCCGCGAGACCGGCGTTGACGCACGATTCTATCAGGCCTCGACGAGCGAACTGTTCGGCAACGCGACCGAAACGCCACAGGACGAGTCCACCCGGTTCGATCCCGAGAGTCCCTACGCCTCGGCGAAACTCTACGCCCACCACATCACGAAGAACTACCGGGACGCCTACGACATCTTCGCCTGTAACGGCATCCTCTTCAACCACGAGTCGCCCCGCCGCGTCAAGGCCGCCGTAACCCGCAAGATCTCCCGAACGGTCGCACGCATGGACGCCGGTATGGAAGACCGCCTGTATCTCGGGAATCTGGACGCGAAACGCGACTGGGGGTACGCCCCCGAGTACGTCGAGGCGATGTGGGAGATCCTGAACAACGACACGCCCGAGGACCTCGTGATCGCGACCGGCGAGACACATACCGTACGGGAGTTCGCGACCATCGCCTTCGAGACGCTCGGCTACGAGATCGAATGGCAGGGCGAGGGCGTCGAGGAGCGCGGGATCGACGCCGACAGCGGGGAGACGCTCGTCGAGGTCACCGAGGAGTTCTTCCGGCCGACGGACGTCCACCTGCTGAAGGGCGACGCATCGCGGGCCAAACAGGAGATCGGCTGGGAGCCACGTACCACCTTCGAGGGACTCGTCGAAATCATGGTCGAAGCCGACAGAGAGGCCCTCGAACCCGATCGCTCCGAGCCGACGGTTCTCGAACGGTAG
- the sod gene encoding superoxide dismutase, which produces MPEKSNAELPPLPYDYDALEPSISEQVVTWHHDTHHQGYVNGLNSAEETLAENRESGDYSSTGGALGNVTHNGSGHYLHTLFWENMSPEGGDEPSGDLRERIEEDFGSYEGWKGEFEAAAKAAGGWALLVYDPVAKQLRNLAVDKHDQGALWGAHPVLALDVWEHSYYYDYGPDRGDFIDAFFDVVNWDEAEDQYQKSVDHFE; this is translated from the coding sequence ATGCCAGAGAAATCAAACGCCGAACTGCCGCCGCTTCCGTACGACTACGACGCGCTCGAACCGTCGATCTCCGAGCAGGTCGTCACGTGGCACCACGACACGCACCACCAGGGATACGTAAACGGCCTCAACAGCGCCGAGGAGACGCTCGCGGAGAACCGCGAGTCCGGTGATTACTCCTCGACGGGCGGCGCGCTCGGCAACGTCACCCACAACGGCTCGGGCCACTATCTCCACACGCTGTTCTGGGAGAACATGAGCCCCGAGGGCGGCGACGAGCCGTCGGGCGACCTCAGAGAGCGCATCGAGGAGGACTTCGGCTCCTACGAGGGCTGGAAGGGCGAGTTCGAGGCTGCCGCAAAGGCCGCCGGTGGCTGGGCGCTGTTGGTCTACGACCCGGTTGCCAAGCAGCTTCGCAACCTCGCAGTCGATAAGCACGACCAGGGTGCCCTCTGGGGGGCCCACCCCGTGCTGGCGCTCGACGTCTGGGAACACTCGTACTACTACGACTACGGCCCGGACCGCGGCGACTTCATCGACGCCTTCTTCGACGTCGTCAACTGGGACGAGGCCGAAGACCAGTACCAGAAGTCCGTCGACCACTTCGAGTAA
- a CDS encoding histidine kinase N-terminal 7TM domain-containing protein, translated as MITLSPTVALIVGSVLAAGSVGVLAWRQRPEPGSFSLAVLMAAAAWWSATQLGTLLAGTLPGALFWARLQWLASVTLPVVWLVFALEYTGYDRYVRRSVVAGLAIPSVLTLALLATNGTHGLIRESVTLADHHGYLVLQSTWGPWFYLIVGYAYVLVTVGSLLFVQLAIGASLLYRTQAIALLVGAASPWLAHLVYLSGFVPWAGLDLMGATFSVSGATLLFALARGRLLDANPAASRLASDFVIRGIDDGVLITDSSGRVVDLNPAVRSILGVSPADAVGRPAVAVVPGWDGSSAEPDSEVTTRVGDGARYFDVRVSVLTDYHDRPVGRAIVLRDVTERRRRRQRLTVLQRILRHNLRNEMTVIHGHAQCLEDEGNDAAGAIEESANRVLDLSQKASQIERLVAKSETDATTRLDIVIENAVRSLRSEHPGTTFLVGELPSVTVCVSIETAVYNLLENAAEHNTGDDPTVTVEASVSDREVRITVADDGPGIPPMERQVLQVDGETPLHHGSGIGLWLVHWTVELLGGTVTFGENDPIGSVVNVRVPVAGSPGGHERGA; from the coding sequence ATGATTACACTATCGCCGACGGTCGCGCTGATCGTGGGTTCGGTGCTCGCCGCCGGAAGCGTCGGGGTTCTGGCGTGGCGCCAGCGCCCCGAACCCGGTTCGTTCAGCCTCGCTGTTCTCATGGCTGCGGCCGCGTGGTGGTCCGCGACTCAGTTGGGCACCCTCCTCGCAGGGACGCTCCCCGGCGCGCTGTTCTGGGCACGCCTCCAGTGGCTCGCGAGCGTGACGCTTCCGGTCGTGTGGTTGGTCTTCGCACTCGAGTACACCGGCTACGACAGGTACGTCAGGCGATCGGTCGTCGCGGGACTGGCGATCCCCTCGGTGCTTACGCTGGCGCTCCTCGCGACCAACGGCACACACGGGCTGATACGCGAGAGCGTGACCCTCGCCGACCACCACGGCTACCTCGTCCTCCAGTCGACGTGGGGGCCGTGGTTCTACCTCATCGTCGGCTACGCGTACGTCCTCGTGACGGTCGGGTCGCTCCTGTTCGTCCAGCTCGCGATCGGGGCGTCGCTTTTGTATCGAACGCAGGCGATCGCGCTACTCGTCGGGGCCGCGAGCCCGTGGTTGGCGCATCTCGTCTATCTCAGCGGGTTCGTGCCCTGGGCCGGTCTCGACCTGATGGGGGCGACGTTCAGCGTCTCGGGGGCCACACTACTGTTCGCGCTCGCTCGCGGGAGGCTCCTCGATGCCAATCCGGCCGCGAGCCGTCTGGCGAGCGATTTCGTCATCCGGGGGATCGACGACGGGGTGCTCATCACCGACTCCAGTGGCCGCGTGGTCGATCTCAATCCCGCAGTGAGGTCGATCCTCGGGGTGAGTCCGGCCGACGCCGTCGGTCGGCCGGCAGTCGCCGTCGTCCCAGGATGGGACGGCTCGTCTGCGGAGCCGGACTCGGAGGTGACGACCAGGGTCGGAGATGGCGCTCGGTATTTCGACGTCCGCGTCTCGGTCCTCACCGACTATCACGACCGTCCGGTGGGCCGAGCGATCGTCCTGCGGGACGTCACCGAGCGGCGGCGGCGCCGCCAGCGACTCACGGTGCTTCAGCGGATCCTCCGTCACAACCTGCGAAACGAGATGACGGTCATCCACGGACACGCACAGTGTCTCGAGGACGAAGGAAACGACGCCGCGGGCGCGATCGAGGAGAGCGCGAATCGCGTTCTCGATCTGAGCCAGAAGGCCAGCCAGATCGAGCGCCTCGTCGCAAAGAGCGAAACCGACGCGACGACCCGTCTGGACATCGTGATCGAAAACGCGGTCCGATCGCTTCGATCCGAACATCCCGGAACGACGTTCCTCGTCGGCGAGCTCCCGTCGGTGACTGTGTGCGTCTCGATCGAGACGGCCGTCTACAACCTCCTCGAGAACGCAGCCGAACACAACACGGGCGACGACCCCACGGTCACCGTCGAAGCGAGCGTCAGCGACAGGGAGGTCCGAATCACGGTCGCCGACGACGGGCCCGGGATCCCCCCGATGGAACGGCAGGTCCTTCAGGTCGACGGCGAGACCCCGCTGCACCACGGGAGCGGGATCGGGCTCTGGTTGGTCCACTGGACCGTCGAACTGCTCGGGGGAACGGTGACGTTCGGGGAGAACGACCCCATCGGAAGTGTCGTCAACGTTCGCGTTCCGGTGGCTGGCTCGCCCGGCGGCCACGAGCGGGGCGCGTGA
- a CDS encoding DUF5827 family protein, with the protein MPKPKGEFDELYPCDFYTPAELFEPDEMYTVYEIGRLLQGLDPEAELEPDTEAVLLDWAIPWVVKNGEDLVVGDPVSEDQPGYYGLKREEDRED; encoded by the coding sequence ATGCCCAAACCCAAAGGGGAGTTCGACGAACTCTACCCGTGTGACTTCTACACCCCGGCGGAGCTGTTCGAACCCGACGAGATGTACACCGTCTACGAGATCGGGCGTCTCCTCCAAGGGCTCGATCCCGAGGCTGAACTCGAACCCGATACCGAGGCCGTGCTGCTGGACTGGGCGATCCCGTGGGTGGTGAAAAACGGCGAGGACTTGGTGGTCGGCGATCCCGTCTCCGAGGACCAGCCGGGCTACTACGGGCTGAAACGCGAGGAGGACCGAGAGGACTAG
- a CDS encoding sensor histidine kinase, whose translation MDPPVRVACVGASEEWAAIGRDLDERVRLRSVPPEEVGAISGIDCVLCLGSLPAEHAAGWPPTIVLTDDEADARTARAAGVRVIPKEVVRRPETLIAQIGTAAERGAATTRDDLASTVIDTVTDVIYAFDEEGFIHWNDRLAEVTGLDDAELASMHPVDLVSGEDTDRIAALIADCDPDDLPVTTEAELPRPDGRSTPYEFTNSRLDADRRTVVCGIGRDVTEYRRTVWTLERLLETTRELMVAEGRSDVADVTVAAADRVLGLTHTGIHFVDAAGKHLEPVAYTDTVEDSLGTVPALVRGECLAWEVFESGEDGIFEGVHEEAGAHNPETHLRSEMIFPLGSHGVLIIAADSLDAFDDAEVYFAKLLAATATVALDRATHESELEAKNARLEEFVGVVSHDLRNPLNVAEGALSLATETGDLDHLEQVNRSHRRIREIIEGLLVLAREGRAVGETRPVILGTVAEEAWANVETEGATLVIGEDRTVHADRNRLTQLFENAFRNSVEHGPTRGQNPADSGDSGAHDSAAVTVTVEATPDGFAIVDDGPGIPESEREAALEPGYSTDEGTGFGLVIIQNIAEGHGWGLSLACGEAGGLRIEITTDANGAG comes from the coding sequence ATGGATCCACCCGTGCGGGTCGCCTGTGTCGGGGCGTCCGAGGAATGGGCGGCCATCGGGCGCGACCTCGACGAGCGGGTGCGACTGCGCTCCGTCCCGCCGGAGGAGGTCGGCGCTATCTCGGGGATCGACTGTGTGCTCTGTCTCGGCTCGCTCCCGGCCGAGCACGCTGCGGGGTGGCCGCCGACGATCGTCCTGACCGACGACGAGGCGGACGCACGGACCGCCCGGGCGGCCGGTGTGCGGGTCATTCCCAAGGAGGTCGTACGTCGTCCCGAGACTCTGATCGCCCAAATCGGAACCGCCGCCGAGCGCGGCGCCGCGACGACGCGGGACGATCTCGCGAGCACGGTGATCGACACTGTGACCGACGTGATCTACGCGTTCGACGAGGAGGGTTTCATCCACTGGAACGACCGTCTCGCCGAGGTGACGGGCCTCGACGACGCGGAGCTCGCGTCGATGCACCCGGTCGATCTCGTCTCCGGGGAGGACACAGACCGGATCGCCGCGCTCATCGCCGACTGCGATCCGGACGACCTACCGGTCACGACCGAAGCCGAACTCCCCCGACCTGACGGTCGGTCGACTCCCTACGAGTTCACCAATTCGCGCCTCGACGCCGACCGCCGGACGGTCGTCTGTGGGATCGGGCGCGACGTCACCGAGTACCGACGAACGGTCTGGACGCTCGAACGCCTGCTCGAGACGACGCGAGAGTTGATGGTCGCCGAGGGACGCTCGGACGTCGCGGACGTCACCGTGGCGGCCGCGGATCGCGTCCTCGGGCTCACCCACACCGGCATCCACTTCGTCGATGCGGCCGGCAAGCACCTCGAACCGGTCGCTTACACCGACACCGTCGAGGACTCCCTCGGGACGGTACCGGCCCTCGTACGCGGCGAGTGTCTCGCGTGGGAGGTCTTCGAGTCGGGCGAGGACGGAATCTTCGAGGGTGTCCACGAGGAGGCGGGCGCGCACAACCCCGAGACGCATCTCCGCAGCGAGATGATCTTCCCGCTCGGGAGTCACGGCGTGCTCATCATCGCCGCCGACAGCCTGGATGCCTTCGACGACGCGGAGGTCTACTTCGCGAAACTGCTCGCGGCGACCGCCACCGTCGCGTTGGATCGGGCCACCCACGAGAGCGAACTCGAGGCGAAAAACGCCCGCCTTGAGGAGTTCGTCGGCGTCGTCTCGCACGACCTGCGAAACCCGCTGAACGTCGCCGAAGGCGCGCTCTCGCTGGCGACGGAGACCGGTGATCTCGACCACCTCGAGCAGGTGAACCGGAGCCACCGCCGGATCCGCGAGATCATCGAGGGGCTGCTCGTGCTCGCACGCGAGGGCAGGGCCGTCGGCGAGACGCGGCCGGTGATCCTAGGAACCGTCGCCGAGGAGGCCTGGGCGAACGTCGAAACCGAGGGGGCGACCCTCGTCATCGGGGAGGATCGGACGGTCCATGCCGACAGAAACCGACTGACCCAACTGTTCGAGAACGCGTTCCGAAACAGTGTCGAACACGGCCCGACGCGTGGCCAGAACCCTGCGGATTCCGGCGACAGCGGGGCACACGACTCGGCGGCCGTGACCGTCACCGTCGAAGCCACTCCCGACGGGTTCGCGATCGTGGACGACGGTCCCGGCATCCCCGAATCCGAACGCGAGGCGGCCCTGGAACCGGGCTACAGCACCGATGAGGGGACAGGATTCGGGCTGGTGATCATACAAAATATCGCCGAAGGCCACGGCTGGGGCCTCTCGCTGGCCTGCGGCGAGGCCGGCGGGTTGCGAATCGAGATCACGACGGACGCGAACGGGGCGGGCTAG